A single window of Phycisphaerae bacterium DNA harbors:
- a CDS encoding HEAT repeat domain-containing protein, which yields MRGCVVSVALAGLVIGAGCAAPGRPTAGMRIDRAGLKHRALEYLRQAVGDGSNPAVRVAAVESLRWSDDPESLPWIRTALADPHPGVRFAGAVAVGELRDEAARSRVARLLDDSEDSVRAAAIFALHRLGDKRPTAQLGTMLLQDKDPLVRRNATMLLGMLGEPGSVPILARAMADRDPGVRQQALEAMARLGNVDARQELVFMTNAGVGADEVFALQALDRAGDPAFIDTFRYKLGAADHVETRLAAANGLARFGIQDGYELAMETARAPRATSGDPNDPAAGQMLRMRLLACKVLGTIGRADALPLLDRLLEESDDARVRVGAALAMLRIVNRDPGLFAGNTGATRSAGERG from the coding sequence ATGAGGGGATGCGTTGTTTCAGTGGCGCTGGCCGGTCTGGTCATCGGCGCGGGATGCGCCGCTCCGGGGCGTCCCACGGCCGGGATGCGTATCGATCGCGCAGGGCTGAAGCATCGGGCGCTGGAGTATCTTCGCCAGGCGGTGGGGGACGGGTCCAATCCGGCGGTCCGCGTGGCGGCGGTTGAATCGCTGCGCTGGTCCGATGATCCGGAGAGCCTGCCGTGGATTCGAACGGCGCTGGCCGATCCGCACCCGGGCGTGCGTTTCGCGGGCGCGGTGGCTGTCGGGGAGCTTCGTGATGAGGCCGCGCGGAGTCGTGTCGCCCGCCTGCTGGACGACTCGGAGGACAGCGTTCGCGCGGCCGCGATCTTCGCGTTGCATCGTCTTGGCGATAAGCGGCCTACGGCGCAGCTCGGCACGATGCTGCTGCAAGACAAGGACCCGCTTGTGCGGCGCAATGCAACGATGCTGCTGGGCATGCTGGGCGAGCCGGGTTCGGTGCCGATTCTGGCACGGGCGATGGCCGATCGCGATCCGGGTGTTCGCCAGCAGGCGCTGGAGGCGATGGCCCGGTTGGGAAACGTGGACGCGCGGCAGGAGCTGGTGTTCATGACGAACGCCGGAGTGGGCGCGGACGAGGTGTTCGCTCTTCAGGCGCTGGACCGCGCGGGCGATCCGGCGTTTATCGACACGTTCCGGTACAAGCTGGGCGCGGCCGACCACGTTGAGACGCGGCTCGCGGCGGCGAATGGTCTGGCGCGGTTCGGCATCCAGGACGGGTACGAGCTGGCGATGGAGACGGCTCGTGCGCCGCGGGCGACTTCCGGCGATCCGAACGATCCGGCGGCGGGTCAGATGCTGCGCATGCGGCTTCTGGCGTGCAAGGTCCTGGGGACCATCGGTCGGGCGGATGCGCTGCCGCTTCTGGATCGGCTGCTGGAGGAGTCGGACGATGCGCGGGTGCGTGTCGGGGCGGCGCTGGCGATGCTGCGGATCGTGAACCGCGATCCGGGATTGTTTGCCGGGAATACGGGGGCGACACGTTCAGCGGGCGAGCGCGGCTGA
- the mreD gene encoding rod shape-determining protein MreD → MRWFPFILALLITMTGQVAFAPRLELGGAWPDALLILVVYFALHAVPGDALVAAWIVGILADLMTIERMGLMATSYALAAGAVLVVREGLFRESLAVQAVVVLGAGFLVRGIWLIYRAALYGWFDPAWRVLAVDGFWSAVYTALWSIPMLAVLWRMRDVFGVARRRYTWAGLEKLESADV, encoded by the coding sequence ATGCGCTGGTTTCCCTTCATATTAGCGTTGCTCATCACCATGACGGGGCAGGTGGCGTTTGCACCGCGCCTGGAGCTTGGGGGAGCCTGGCCGGATGCGCTGCTGATCCTCGTGGTTTATTTCGCACTGCATGCGGTGCCGGGCGATGCGCTGGTCGCAGCGTGGATCGTTGGGATTCTCGCGGACCTGATGACCATTGAACGGATGGGGCTGATGGCAACAAGCTACGCGCTGGCCGCCGGCGCGGTTCTGGTGGTGCGCGAGGGGCTGTTTCGCGAGAGCCTGGCGGTGCAGGCGGTGGTCGTGCTGGGGGCGGGTTTCCTGGTGCGGGGAATCTGGTTGATCTACCGCGCGGCGCTGTACGGCTGGTTCGATCCGGCTTGGCGGGTGCTGGCGGTCGATGGGTTCTGGTCGGCGGTGTACACGGCGCTGTGGTCGATCCCCATGCTGGCCGTGCTCTGGCGGATGCGTGACGTGTTCGGCGTCGCGAGGCGGCGTTACACGTGGGCGGGGCTGGAGAAGCTGGAGTCCGCCGATGTTTGA